In Pseudomonas sp. Leaf58, one DNA window encodes the following:
- a CDS encoding 3-deoxy-7-phosphoheptulonate synthase — MHASNLALPLTQPQAANATVSQRLPSPHLLKQQMPLPSDLTQQVHAHRQAIRDILEGRDPRLLVIVGPCSIHDPRSALEYADRLAALSREVDDKLLLVMRAYVEKPRTTVGWKGLAYDPHLNGSDDMHAGIALSRGLMLNMIERGLPVATELLQPMAAGYFDDLLAWAAIGARTTESQVHREMVSGLALPVGFKNGTDGGIAIASDAMRSAAHPHRHFGMDVQGYPAIIETLGNPDTHLVLRGGHNGPNYDANSIAMARQALAKVGLQARIMVDCSHANSGKDPARQPAVFNDVLAQRLAGDRSIVGVMIEGHLFDGCQALGKGALKYGVSITDGCLGWASTETLLREAAQKL; from the coding sequence ATGCATGCTTCCAACCTCGCCCTGCCCCTGACCCAGCCGCAAGCGGCCAACGCCACCGTCAGCCAGCGCCTGCCCAGCCCGCACCTGCTCAAGCAGCAAATGCCGCTGCCCAGCGACCTTACCCAGCAAGTCCATGCCCACCGCCAAGCCATTCGTGACATCCTGGAAGGCCGCGACCCGCGCCTGCTGGTGATCGTTGGCCCGTGCTCGATCCACGACCCGCGCTCGGCCCTGGAATACGCCGACCGCCTGGCCGCCCTCAGCCGCGAAGTCGACGACAAGCTGCTACTGGTGATGCGCGCCTACGTCGAAAAACCACGCACCACAGTCGGCTGGAAAGGCCTTGCCTACGACCCGCACCTCAATGGCAGTGACGACATGCACGCCGGTATCGCCCTGTCCCGCGGGCTGATGCTGAACATGATCGAGCGCGGCCTGCCGGTTGCCACCGAGCTGCTGCAACCCATGGCTGCCGGCTACTTCGATGACCTGCTGGCCTGGGCCGCGATTGGCGCCCGCACCACCGAATCGCAGGTCCATCGCGAAATGGTCAGTGGCCTGGCATTGCCGGTGGGCTTCAAGAACGGCACCGACGGCGGTATCGCCATCGCCAGCGACGCCATGCGCAGCGCCGCCCACCCGCACCGCCACTTCGGCATGGATGTGCAGGGCTACCCGGCAATCATCGAGACCCTGGGCAACCCAGACACGCACCTGGTACTGCGCGGTGGCCACAACGGCCCGAACTACGATGCCAACAGCATTGCCATGGCCCGTCAGGCACTGGCCAAAGTTGGGCTGCAGGCGCGCATCATGGTCGATTGCAGCCATGCCAACAGCGGCAAGGACCCGGCGCGCCAACCGGCGGTATTCAACGATGTGCTGGCGCAGCGCCTGGCCGGCGACCGCTCGATCGTTGGCGTGATGATCGAAGGGCACCTGTTCGATGGCTGCCAAGCGCTGGGCAAGGGCGCGCTGAAATACGGCGTGTCGATCACCGACGGCTGCCTGGGCTGGGCGTCGACCGAAACCCTGTTGCGCGAGGCGGCACAAAAACTGTAG
- a CDS encoding peptidylprolyl isomerase: protein MARATARHILVSSEDKCNELKAQIEAGADFAEIAKANSTCPSSRQGGDLGSFGPGQMVREFDTVVFSAPLNTVQGPVKTQFGYHLLEVTSRQD, encoded by the coding sequence ATGGCCCGTGCAACCGCCCGCCACATCCTGGTCAGCAGCGAAGATAAATGCAACGAACTGAAAGCCCAGATCGAAGCAGGCGCCGACTTTGCTGAAATCGCCAAAGCCAACTCCACTTGCCCGTCCAGCCGCCAGGGCGGTGACTTGGGCTCGTTCGGCCCGGGCCAGATGGTCAGGGAGTTCGACACCGTGGTGTTCAGCGCCCCGCTCAACACCGTACAAGGCCCGGTGAAAACCCAGTTCGGCTACCACCTGCTGGAAGTGACCAGCCGCCAGGACTAA
- a CDS encoding extracellular solute-binding protein, producing MLLCLAFEAHAAPSHALTVYGEAPRYHASFQHFDYVNPDAPKGGILRRSAIEIGQFDHILPYIDKGIGVGEVDGLLYAPLAVRSFDEPYTVYGLIARRMERGPDDAWLRFEIDPRATFADGKPVRAEDVRFTFELLMSKGSLKYRTQFADVTAVTVESPQRVRFDFKPDHGRTLALDLASLPVLPEHDWQQRDFANGAGFDRPVGSGPYRIGRIDNGRSITFERDPTWWALNLPVSRGRYNFDTLRIEYFGDTEVARQVLKGGGYDYNREFSATAYTLGYNGAQLDDGRLQRAHLGPAKPQVAQGFVFNLDQPPFKDRRVRQALGLLWDFEWSNRQMMRNMYIRQQSVFSNTPLAARQLPDAGELKLLEPLRGKVPEEVFTRVFSAPVTDGTGIIRKQQLQALALLEQAGWHPEGDRLVDSQGTPLAFTFLNGQAGMERLLLPWKRNLAQIGVTLNIRNVDSAQYVNRLMARDYDMIVTGYPVTLSPGAELYNYFGSAAAHDPGSSNLMVLQDPAVDRLIDGLVRADTQADMLHHARALDRVLQWNYYWIPNYYPPGSSTAWWNRFGLPKVQAAYDEGLDTWWEVSPTALTNAQMAERLKASP from the coding sequence ATGCTGCTTTGTCTTGCCTTCGAAGCTCACGCCGCCCCCAGCCACGCCCTCACCGTCTACGGCGAAGCCCCGCGCTACCACGCCAGCTTCCAGCATTTCGACTACGTCAACCCCGACGCCCCCAAAGGCGGCATCCTGCGCCGCTCGGCCATCGAGATCGGCCAGTTCGACCATATCCTGCCGTACATCGACAAAGGCATCGGCGTCGGCGAGGTCGATGGCCTGCTTTACGCGCCGCTGGCCGTTCGCTCGTTCGACGAGCCCTATACCGTCTATGGCCTGATCGCCCGGCGCATGGAGCGCGGCCCGGATGATGCCTGGCTACGTTTCGAGATCGACCCGCGTGCCACCTTCGCTGATGGCAAGCCGGTACGCGCCGAGGACGTACGCTTTACCTTCGAGCTGCTGATGAGCAAGGGCAGCCTCAAGTACCGTACCCAGTTCGCCGACGTGACCGCTGTTACCGTGGAAAGCCCGCAGCGCGTGCGGTTCGACTTCAAACCCGACCACGGTCGCACCCTGGCGCTGGACCTCGCCAGCCTGCCGGTGCTACCCGAGCACGACTGGCAGCAGCGCGATTTCGCCAATGGCGCCGGCTTCGATAGACCGGTCGGCAGCGGGCCATACCGTATCGGGCGCATCGACAATGGCCGCAGCATCACCTTCGAGCGCGACCCAACTTGGTGGGCGCTAAACCTGCCGGTCAGCCGTGGCCGCTACAATTTCGACACGCTGCGCATCGAGTACTTCGGCGACACCGAAGTGGCGCGCCAGGTGCTCAAAGGTGGTGGCTACGACTACAACCGCGAGTTCTCCGCCACCGCCTACACGCTGGGCTACAACGGCGCGCAACTGGACGACGGCCGCCTGCAGCGTGCCCACCTGGGCCCAGCCAAGCCGCAGGTCGCCCAGGGCTTCGTGTTCAACCTCGACCAGCCACCGTTCAAGGACCGCCGTGTGCGCCAGGCGCTAGGCTTGTTGTGGGACTTCGAGTGGAGCAACCGGCAGATGATGCGCAATATGTACATCCGCCAGCAGAGCGTGTTCTCCAATACCCCACTGGCCGCCCGCCAACTGCCGGATGCCGGCGAGTTGAAGCTGCTGGAACCGCTGCGCGGCAAGGTGCCGGAGGAAGTCTTCACCCGCGTGTTCAGCGCGCCGGTCACGGATGGAACGGGGATCATCCGCAAGCAGCAGTTGCAGGCATTGGCGTTGCTCGAACAAGCCGGTTGGCACCCCGAAGGCGACCGTTTGGTGGACAGCCAAGGCACGCCGCTGGCGTTCACCTTCCTCAACGGCCAGGCGGGCATGGAGCGCTTGCTGCTGCCATGGAAGCGCAACCTGGCCCAAATCGGCGTAACCCTGAACATCCGCAACGTCGACTCGGCCCAATACGTCAACCGCCTGATGGCCCGCGACTACGACATGATCGTCACCGGCTACCCGGTCACCCTGTCGCCGGGGGCCGAGCTGTACAACTATTTCGGTTCGGCAGCCGCCCACGACCCCGGCTCGAGCAACCTGATGGTGCTGCAGGACCCGGCGGTGGACCGCTTGATCGATGGCCTGGTTCGCGCCGACACCCAGGCTGACATGCTGCACCACGCCCGCGCCCTGGACCGGGTGCTGCAATGGAACTACTACTGGATTCCCAACTATTACCCACCGGGCAGCTCCACCGCCTGGTGGAACCGCTTCGGCCTGCCCAAGGTCCAGGCGGCTTATGACGAGGGCCTGGACACCTGGTGGGAAGTCAGCCCCACAGCGCTGACCAATGCGCAAATGGCCGAACGCCTGAAGGCCTCGCCATGA
- a CDS encoding microcin C ABC transporter permease YejB translates to MTAYILRRLLLIIPTLLAILLVNFAIVQAAPGGPVEQAVARLQGIGGGAPGARAEVVHGESRATRGLDPKLIAEIKRQYGFDKSAPERLWLMLGQYARLDFGSSFFRGAKVTDLILDKLPVTLSLGFWATLITYLVSIPLGIRKAVRHGSRFDAWSSALIVIGYALPSFLFALLLIVLFAGGTSLNWFPVRGLVSDDFDQLSLLGKVADYFWHLVLPVGALVIGGFATLTLLTKNAFLDEISRQYVVTARAKGLSERRVLYGHVLRNAMLLVVAGLPQALITVFFAGSLLIEVIFSLDGLGRMSYEAAVSRDYPVVFGTLFIFTLAGLLIRLIGDLSYTLLDPRIDFATRAQ, encoded by the coding sequence ATGACCGCCTATATCCTGCGCCGCCTGCTGCTGATCATCCCGACCCTGCTGGCGATCCTGCTGGTCAACTTCGCCATCGTCCAGGCCGCACCGGGTGGCCCGGTGGAACAAGCCGTGGCGCGCTTGCAAGGTATTGGCGGCGGCGCCCCCGGTGCCCGGGCTGAAGTGGTGCACGGTGAATCCCGCGCCACGCGTGGCCTGGACCCAAAACTGATCGCGGAGATCAAGCGCCAGTACGGCTTCGACAAATCCGCCCCCGAGCGGCTGTGGCTGATGCTGGGCCAGTACGCCCGGCTGGACTTCGGCAGCAGCTTCTTTCGCGGCGCCAAGGTCACCGACCTGATCCTCGACAAGTTACCGGTTACCCTGTCGCTGGGCTTCTGGGCCACACTGATCACCTACCTGGTGTCGATCCCGCTGGGCATCCGCAAGGCGGTGCGCCACGGCAGCCGCTTCGATGCCTGGAGCAGCGCGCTGATCGTGATCGGTTACGCTTTGCCCTCGTTCCTGTTCGCCCTGCTGCTGATCGTGCTGTTCGCCGGTGGTACCTCGCTTAACTGGTTCCCGGTACGCGGCCTGGTTTCGGATGACTTCGACCAGCTCAGCCTGCTGGGCAAGGTCGCCGACTACTTCTGGCACCTGGTGCTGCCGGTCGGCGCGCTGGTGATCGGCGGCTTCGCCACCCTCACCTTGCTGACCAAAAACGCCTTCCTTGACGAGATTTCTCGGCAATACGTGGTCACCGCCCGGGCCAAGGGCCTTAGCGAGCGCCGTGTGCTGTATGGCCATGTGCTGCGCAATGCCATGCTACTGGTGGTGGCCGGGCTGCCGCAGGCGCTGATCACAGTGTTTTTCGCCGGCTCGTTGCTGATCGAGGTGATTTTCTCGCTCGATGGCCTGGGCCGCATGAGCTATGAAGCGGCCGTATCGCGGGACTACCCGGTGGTGTTCGGCACCCTGTTCATCTTCACCCTGGCGGGCTTGCTGATCCGCCTGATCGGTGACCTGTCATACACCTTGCTCGACCCGCGCATCGACTTTGCGACGAGGGCGCAGTGA
- a CDS encoding ABC transporter permease, which yields MLSPIVRRRLHRFRRNRLGWVSLWLFGGLLLLSLGAELVANDKPLLLGYQGELYVPALKRYSEQQFGGQLPFQPDYRSAYVRQLIEAQGGWMLFAPIPFSADTPNYDLQVPTPSPPSASNWLGTDDQGRDVLARVLYGTRVSLLFAFALTVVSVLIGVAAGALQGYHGGWVDLLGQRLLEVWSGLPVLYLLIILSGFVEPDFWWLLGIMALFSWLTLVDVVRAEFLRGRNLEYVKAARALGLSDTQVMLRHILPNAMNATLTLVPFMLTGAITTLTALDFLGFGMPAGSASLGELVTQGKQHLEAPWLGFTAFFALAVILSLLVFIGDALREAFDPRG from the coding sequence ATGCTTTCGCCCATCGTCCGCCGTCGCCTGCATCGCTTTCGCCGCAACCGCCTCGGCTGGGTATCGCTGTGGCTGTTCGGCGGCCTTCTGTTGCTAAGCCTAGGTGCCGAGCTGGTGGCCAATGACAAACCGCTGCTGCTGGGCTACCAGGGCGAGCTGTACGTGCCGGCGCTCAAGCGCTACAGCGAGCAGCAGTTCGGCGGCCAGCTGCCATTTCAGCCTGACTACCGCAGCGCCTATGTGCGCCAACTGATCGAAGCCCAGGGCGGCTGGATGCTGTTTGCGCCCATCCCGTTCAGTGCCGACACACCCAACTACGACTTGCAAGTGCCCACCCCCAGCCCGCCAAGCGCGAGCAACTGGCTGGGCACCGACGACCAGGGCCGTGACGTACTGGCCCGGGTACTGTATGGCACGCGTGTCTCGTTGCTGTTCGCTTTTGCCCTGACCGTGGTCAGCGTGCTGATTGGGGTGGCGGCCGGCGCCCTGCAGGGCTACCACGGCGGCTGGGTCGACTTGCTCGGCCAGCGCTTGCTGGAGGTGTGGTCGGGGTTGCCGGTGCTGTACCTGCTGATCATCCTCAGCGGCTTCGTCGAGCCGGACTTCTGGTGGCTACTGGGAATCATGGCGCTGTTCTCCTGGCTGACCCTGGTCGACGTGGTGCGCGCCGAGTTCCTCCGGGGGCGCAACCTGGAGTACGTGAAAGCCGCGCGAGCCCTGGGGTTGTCAGACACCCAGGTGATGCTGCGGCACATCTTGCCCAATGCCATGAATGCCACGCTGACCTTGGTGCCGTTCATGCTGACAGGGGCGATCACTACCCTGACGGCGCTGGATTTTCTTGGTTTTGGCATGCCGGCTGGCAGTGCCTCGCTGGGTGAATTGGTGACCCAGGGCAAGCAGCACCTGGAGGCGCCGTGGCTAGGCTTTACCGCGTTCTTTGCGTTGGCGGTGATCTTGTCGCTGCTGGTGTTTATCGGCGATGCCTTGCGTGAGGCGTTCGACCCCAGGGGATAG
- a CDS encoding sigma-54-dependent Fis family transcriptional regulator codes for MHDSDSLKDYPQVRQLAIRSLFEIIEQSSEGTVIVDRQARIVWMNERYARRFGLADAASAIGQPCEAVIPGSLMREVVSNGRPILLDMLDTPNEPLVVMRLPIHDDRGALIGAIGFALFDELRSLSPLLKRYSSMQQELASTRSQLRARQAKYSFAQFVGSSAASLEAKRRARRGASSDSPVLLLGETGTGKELLAHAIHAASARAHKAFVSINSAAIPETLLEAEFFGTAPGAFTGADRKGRSGKLQLAEGGTLFLDEIGDMPLALQSKLLRVLQEKEYEPVGSNQMLRSDVRVIAATSIDLPAAIARGAFRADLYYRLNVLPIEVPPLRQRLEDLPALCEAILGELGSQYELEAEAQQLLARHAWPGNIRELRNVLERATLLADQPRLGAADLRAALGPLSPVAAPPVRQSYREACAEFECRLIAGALAEHQGNVPEAAAALGLGRSTLYKKMVALGISSPI; via the coding sequence ATGCATGACAGCGACAGCCTCAAGGACTACCCCCAGGTACGGCAACTGGCGATCCGCTCGCTGTTCGAGATCATCGAACAGTCCAGCGAAGGCACGGTCATTGTCGACCGCCAGGCACGCATCGTCTGGATGAACGAACGCTACGCCCGGCGCTTTGGCCTGGCCGATGCCGCCAGTGCCATCGGCCAACCCTGCGAAGCGGTGATCCCGGGCAGCCTGATGCGCGAGGTGGTCAGCAATGGCCGGCCGATCCTGCTGGACATGCTCGATACCCCGAACGAGCCACTGGTGGTCATGCGCCTGCCCATCCATGACGACCGGGGTGCACTGATTGGCGCCATCGGCTTTGCCCTGTTCGATGAACTGCGCAGCCTGTCGCCGCTGCTAAAACGCTACTCCAGCATGCAGCAAGAACTGGCCTCGACCCGCTCGCAGTTGCGGGCTCGCCAAGCCAAATACAGCTTTGCCCAATTTGTCGGCAGCAGCGCTGCCAGCCTGGAGGCCAAACGCCGCGCCCGGCGTGGCGCCAGCAGTGATTCACCGGTGTTGCTGCTAGGCGAAACCGGCACCGGCAAAGAGCTGCTGGCCCACGCCATCCACGCCGCGTCGGCACGCGCGCACAAGGCGTTTGTCAGCATCAACAGCGCGGCCATTCCCGAGACGCTGCTGGAAGCTGAATTCTTCGGCACCGCCCCCGGCGCCTTTACCGGCGCCGACCGCAAGGGCCGCAGCGGCAAGCTGCAACTGGCCGAGGGTGGCACGCTGTTTCTCGACGAGATCGGCGACATGCCGCTGGCCCTGCAGAGCAAGCTGTTGCGGGTACTGCAAGAAAAGGAATACGAGCCGGTAGGCTCGAACCAGATGCTACGCAGCGATGTGCGCGTCATTGCCGCCACCTCCATCGACCTGCCCGCCGCCATCGCCCGCGGGGCGTTCCGCGCCGACCTGTATTACCGGCTGAACGTACTGCCGATCGAGGTGCCGCCGCTGCGGCAACGCCTGGAGGACCTGCCAGCGCTGTGCGAGGCCATCCTGGGTGAACTGGGCAGCCAGTACGAGCTGGAAGCCGAAGCGCAGCAGTTGCTGGCGCGGCATGCGTGGCCGGGGAATATTCGCGAATTGCGCAATGTGCTGGAGCGGGCCACCTTGCTCGCGGATCAACCGCGGCTGGGGGCTGCGGATTTGCGTGCGGCACTGGGGCCATTGAGCCCGGTGGCGGCGCCACCGGTGCGGCAGAGCTACCGTGAGGCGTGTGCGGAATTTGAGTGCAGGTTGATTGCCGGGGCATTGGCTGAGCATCAAGGAAATGTGCCAGAGGCTGCAGCCGCGTTAGGGTTGGGGCGGTCGACCTTGTACAAGAAGATGGTGGCCCTGGGAATTTCGTCTCCGATTTGA